In Anaerolineales bacterium, the following proteins share a genomic window:
- a CDS encoding acyltransferase family protein — translation MEINKPISKTVVAIKRIDYVDIAKGIGIVLVVMGHNDFALISPFAHKLIYSFHMPMFFFMSGMFFKPDLPFLMYARHRFNRVLKPFLFMILFIYFASISFSNVGIPQASRRLIKALYGNGHYLDWVQLWFLPHLFVVSLFAYFFFQAVYRRGLFPLRWVILSVLFIGGVLGITLFWPFEPDILGRGFTVFGLPFSLDLVFVSGFFSSWGMS, via the coding sequence ATGGAAATAAATAAACCAATTTCCAAAACTGTTGTCGCAATAAAACGGATTGATTATGTGGATATAGCCAAAGGGATCGGTATTGTATTGGTTGTGATGGGACATAATGACTTCGCGCTGATTTCCCCCTTCGCCCACAAGTTGATCTATTCGTTTCACATGCCAATGTTCTTTTTCATGTCCGGCATGTTTTTCAAGCCTGATCTGCCATTTTTGATGTATGCCCGTCATCGCTTCAACCGGGTGCTCAAGCCGTTCCTGTTCATGATCTTGTTCATTTACTTCGCGAGCATATCCTTTTCGAACGTGGGTATCCCGCAAGCCAGCCGCCGCCTCATCAAAGCCTTGTATGGCAACGGGCATTATCTGGATTGGGTACAGTTGTGGTTCCTGCCGCACTTGTTCGTGGTGAGTCTGTTTGCTTACTTCTTTTTTCAGGCAGTTTACCGAAGAGGTCTCTTTCCACTGCGCTGGGTGATCCTGTCCGTTTTGTTCATCGGTGGCGTGTTAGGCATCACCCTTTTTTGGCCGTTCGAGCCAGATATATTGGGCAGGGGATTTACAGTTTTTGGTTTACCTTTCAGCCTGGATCTCGTATTCGTCAGCGGTTTCTTTTCATCTTGGGGTATGAGCTAA
- a CDS encoding C39 family peptidase — translation MTRAKRNLLFLFAFIIGIPVVYNLPPVRERLDWRVAELMASIKYAISPPEQIVFVPEESGLLETPTPRLSPTALSSSPTARIPSTEISVSTPSPTATLKPLPSTTQLEGFRHEFQTWNNCGPATLAMALSFWGWDGDQRPIAEFTKPNSRDKNVMPYELTAYVEEETNFEVIYRVGGEIELLKRFLASGFPVIIEKGFEGPGFEGWIGHYVLATGYDEASRQFTMQDSYYGSDQSMEYEDLESYWRAFNFTYLVIYPSDREEDALAILGSHADEEYNDRYAAQKASDEIYRLTGRDQFFAWFNRGTNLVRLQDYTGAASAYDEAFAIYPSIPEKERPWRMMWYQTGPYWAYFYSGRYQDVINLSTTTLNAMSEPVLEESYYWRALAREALGDTKAAIKDLGSAMKVHPGFEPALTKIEQMGEEP, via the coding sequence ATGACAAGAGCCAAGCGTAACCTGCTGTTTCTGTTCGCATTTATTATCGGTATTCCCGTCGTCTACAATCTCCCGCCTGTTCGAGAGCGATTGGACTGGAGAGTTGCCGAATTGATGGCGAGCATCAAGTATGCGATTTCGCCTCCTGAACAAATCGTTTTCGTTCCTGAGGAAAGCGGCTTGCTTGAGACGCCGACACCTCGTCTTTCCCCAACTGCCCTATCCTCCAGCCCGACTGCACGCATCCCATCTACAGAGATATCTGTCTCTACTCCCAGTCCTACCGCCACGCTGAAACCGCTTCCGTCCACGACTCAACTGGAGGGGTTTCGTCACGAATTTCAGACCTGGAACAACTGCGGACCAGCGACCCTGGCAATGGCGCTCTCCTTCTGGGGCTGGGATGGCGATCAGCGTCCAATAGCCGAGTTCACCAAACCCAACTCGCGCGATAAGAACGTCATGCCCTACGAACTCACGGCTTATGTCGAAGAAGAGACGAACTTTGAAGTCATCTATCGCGTGGGCGGCGAGATCGAACTGCTCAAACGATTCCTGGCTTCTGGATTTCCGGTTATTATCGAAAAAGGATTCGAAGGACCCGGCTTCGAAGGCTGGATCGGGCATTACGTTCTGGCAACTGGATATGACGAAGCAAGCCGCCAATTTACCATGCAGGATTCATATTACGGATCTGATCAGAGCATGGAATATGAGGACCTGGAATCCTATTGGAGGGCATTCAACTTCACCTACCTTGTGATCTATCCATCAGACCGTGAGGAAGATGCACTCGCGATTTTGGGTTCCCATGCGGATGAAGAATACAACGACCGTTACGCTGCACAAAAGGCTTCGGATGAAATCTATCGTCTCACGGGGCGAGATCAGTTCTTTGCATGGTTCAATCGGGGTACAAATCTGGTTCGATTACAGGATTACACAGGCGCTGCATCAGCCTACGATGAAGCATTTGCGATTTATCCATCCATCCCTGAAAAAGAAAGACCCTGGCGGATGATGTGGTACCAGACCGGACCGTACTGGGCATATTTCTACAGCGGGCGCTACCAGGATGTGATCAACTTATCGACAACGACCTTGAATGCAATGAGTGAACCGGTTCTCGAGGAAAGTTATTATTGGCGGGCGCTGGCGCGCGAGGCTTTGGGTGATACGAAGGCAGCCATCAAAGATCTGGGATCTGCTATGAAAGTCCACCCCGGCTTTGAACCGGCTTTAACAAAAATTGAGCAAATGGGCGAGGAACCATGA
- a CDS encoding TIGR01906 family membrane protein yields MSNRLTKPLQLILILLIPVVIVLTAARFLATDQFLAFEYGRAGFPPDSFGFTVRQRFVLASTNVHYVLAHLPDDELAKQTQDGVAVYNRREVTHMADVRAVFQSVMQIWWGVIILSILTGLILSWKGRRKELASAIRSGGALTVILIGSIALLALLAWQTWFENFHLLFFKPGSWLFSYSDTLIRLFPLQFWMDATFTISAISLIGGFLLAFIGWHWKRSQRSYT; encoded by the coding sequence ATGTCGAACCGTTTGACCAAACCCCTGCAACTTATCCTCATCCTGCTCATTCCAGTCGTGATCGTCCTTACTGCGGCGCGCTTTCTGGCTACAGACCAGTTTCTTGCTTTTGAATATGGCAGGGCTGGTTTTCCGCCTGACTCCTTTGGATTCACTGTGCGACAACGGTTTGTCCTGGCTTCGACGAATGTCCATTATGTGCTCGCTCATCTTCCCGATGATGAACTCGCAAAACAAACCCAGGATGGCGTGGCTGTCTACAATCGGCGCGAGGTGACTCACATGGCGGATGTGCGCGCTGTGTTTCAATCCGTCATGCAGATATGGTGGGGCGTCATAATTCTATCCATCCTGACAGGCTTGATCCTTTCGTGGAAGGGGAGGCGAAAGGAACTCGCTTCTGCAATTCGATCAGGTGGCGCACTGACAGTAATCCTGATCGGTTCCATCGCCCTGCTGGCCCTCCTTGCCTGGCAGACCTGGTTTGAAAATTTTCATCTTCTCTTCTTCAAGCCGGGTTCGTGGCTGTTTTCCTATTCGGACACACTCATTCGCCTCTTCCCACTCCAATTCTGGATGGATGCGACCTTCACGATCTCTGCAATCAGTTTGATTGGGGGATTCTTACTGGCTTTCATTGGCTGGCACTGGAAACGGTCACAACGATCGTACACCTAA
- a CDS encoding ABC transporter permease, which translates to MFLARRNLFQDKTRLILSICGVALAVMLILVLKGFLAGMNRQITSYIDHAPGSIVVAQEDVINLLGATSLLPGGIRQKTAAIRGVDEVIPILSQFVILDLHDTKLPAYMVGYDMDLGGGPWELASGREPNSKREVVFDMVLADQHGLRLGDEIEILGRNFTIVGLSKDTTSWMTSYFFIRKKDAEDLLLAPGATSFLLLTTSNSADTGKILGQLNEMFDVNALTRQEIAANDLKLYADIFSAPLKLMAGIAFLVGTMIVGLIIYTATVERQREYGVIKAVGGKNSFLYQVVLTQAFFASVAGSLLGILLANGAAQWIMSARPQFLIVFDPLDSAQALLAGVLMALIASIFPTRVVANLAPAEVFRK; encoded by the coding sequence ATGTTCCTGGCTCGCCGTAATCTCTTTCAAGACAAGACACGTCTGATCCTTAGCATATGCGGGGTGGCGTTGGCAGTCATGTTGATCCTGGTGCTCAAAGGCTTTCTAGCCGGAATGAATCGCCAGATCACATCCTACATAGACCATGCCCCCGGTTCGATTGTCGTAGCGCAGGAAGACGTGATTAACCTGCTCGGAGCAACTTCGCTCCTGCCAGGTGGGATCAGGCAAAAGACAGCTGCGATCCGCGGTGTGGACGAAGTGATTCCAATCCTGTCCCAATTCGTGATCCTGGATTTGCACGATACGAAACTGCCAGCCTATATGGTCGGATATGACATGGACCTTGGCGGCGGGCCCTGGGAATTGGCATCAGGACGCGAGCCCAATTCGAAGAGGGAGGTTGTTTTTGACATGGTTCTCGCAGATCAGCATGGGTTGAGACTTGGCGATGAAATTGAAATACTGGGCAGAAATTTCACCATTGTCGGCCTGTCAAAAGATACTACTTCCTGGATGACAAGTTACTTCTTTATCCGCAAGAAAGATGCGGAGGATTTACTGCTGGCTCCAGGTGCGACAAGCTTCCTTCTGCTCACGACATCCAACAGCGCTGACACTGGTAAAATCCTGGGCCAATTAAATGAAATGTTCGATGTCAACGCGCTTACCAGGCAGGAAATAGCAGCAAATGACCTTAAGTTGTACGCAGATATTTTCTCGGCGCCGCTAAAACTGATGGCGGGAATTGCCTTTCTAGTCGGGACGATGATCGTTGGGTTGATCATATACACCGCCACGGTCGAGCGTCAGCGTGAGTATGGCGTGATCAAAGCCGTTGGCGGGAAAAACAGTTTCCTCTATCAGGTTGTGCTGACCCAGGCATTTTTTGCATCCGTTGCCGGATCTTTGCTTGGAATCCTTCTGGCAAATGGCGCAGCCCAATGGATCATGTCTGCCCGCCCTCAGTTCCTAATCGTCTTTGATCCTTTGGATAGTGCCCAGGCGCTGCTTGCCGGTGTCCTCATGGCATTGATCGCATCCATCTTTCCAACGCGCGTGGTCGCCAATCTGGCACCGGCAGAGGTATTCCGAAAATGA
- a CDS encoding SHOCT domain-containing protein, which translates to MMGGGMMGFGGLGWIGLLFNLVIIVGIVILVVWAVRRFTNGTSNWNQLSGMQSPREILQSRYTRGEITREQYQQMLSDLG; encoded by the coding sequence ATGATGGGAGGTGGCATGATGGGCTTTGGTGGACTTGGCTGGATCGGTCTGCTTTTCAATCTGGTGATCATCGTGGGGATCGTCATCCTGGTCGTCTGGGCGGTCAGGCGCTTCACGAACGGGACCTCGAACTGGAATCAACTTTCCGGCATGCAGTCCCCGCGTGAGATACTACAGTCGCGTTACACGCGCGGTGAGATCACCCGTGAGCAATACCAGCAGATGTTAAGCGACCTGGGCTGA
- a CDS encoding zinc ribbon domain-containing protein: MNTAAILIGLGLLAVAIVFVVRPFQQKQTTKAKHPVATDKGAERTAVLSALRDLDFDHKTGKVSDEDYLPARELLLAKAAHYIEQRDEKEDQLEAMIQKRRTSKGESCIECGSIMKAGERFCSKCGAEAYHIDCPSCGKKVRAGDLFCSSCGTQVTVKMEAVPS, translated from the coding sequence ATGAATACTGCTGCAATATTGATCGGGCTGGGGCTGTTAGCGGTTGCGATTGTATTTGTCGTCAGACCTTTTCAACAAAAACAAACAACAAAGGCAAAGCACCCTGTAGCTACAGACAAGGGTGCGGAGCGGACAGCGGTTCTCTCTGCTCTGCGCGACCTGGATTTCGATCACAAGACCGGCAAGGTGAGCGATGAAGATTACCTCCCAGCGCGCGAACTCCTCCTTGCTAAGGCAGCTCACTATATCGAACAGCGGGATGAAAAAGAGGATCAACTCGAAGCGATGATCCAGAAACGCCGCACATCCAAGGGTGAGAGTTGTATCGAGTGTGGATCGATAATGAAAGCTGGAGAGCGATTCTGTTCCAAGTGCGGTGCGGAGGCGTATCACATTGATTGTCCATCCTGCGGAAAAAAAGTCCGGGCGGGCGATCTGTTCTGTTCTTCGTGCGGTACCCAGGTAACGGTCAAGATGGAGGCGGTGCCTTCATGA
- a CDS encoding TlpA disulfide reductase family protein: MTQSSQIKQEEQMPSARRRNIGTVVTFTLLLTLLALLAWGLKKVQAGPVDKGMAPDFTLADFDGSVLALSDLRGQVVIINFWASWCPPCREEAAYLEQTWRKYEDQGVVFIGVDYVDTDKEALAYIDEFDITYFNGPDIGTRISQAYNIQGVPETFFVAKNGELRGVHIGPMFSPQLDQKIDELLAEQYP; the protein is encoded by the coding sequence ATGACCCAATCAAGCCAAATCAAACAGGAAGAACAGATGCCATCTGCCCGACGCAGAAATATTGGCACAGTTGTGACCTTTACATTACTCCTGACGCTCCTTGCTTTGCTGGCTTGGGGATTGAAGAAGGTGCAGGCGGGCCCTGTGGATAAGGGTATGGCGCCCGATTTCACCCTCGCAGACTTCGATGGCTCAGTGCTTGCATTAAGCGATCTGCGCGGCCAGGTCGTGATCATCAACTTCTGGGCATCCTGGTGTCCACCCTGTCGCGAAGAGGCCGCATATCTCGAACAGACTTGGCGCAAATATGAAGATCAAGGCGTCGTTTTCATTGGTGTTGATTACGTGGATACTGATAAGGAAGCACTTGCCTACATTGATGAATTCGACATTACCTACTTCAATGGTCCGGACATCGGCACACGGATTTCCCAAGCTTATAACATCCAGGGGGTCCCTGAGACATTCTTTGTTGCCAAGAATGGTGAACTGCGTGGTGTCCACATTGGCCCGATGTTCTCCCCTCAACTTGACCAGAAAATTGACGAATTACTGGCAGAACAATACCCATAG
- a CDS encoding heme lyase CcmF/NrfE family subunit, protein MIIDLGLITLGIAFLLSAYAAISSAYGGWYKQQKWAESARNATLLAFPFLTVSVIVLVYSLYRLDFSLTYVYDVSSQAMSPFLRITALWGGQEGSILFWAWMMSGFVAAVLLRKWDRDRELMPWFTATAMLTTAFFVGVALFITNPFERLWHIQGVNQVIQSLFQPANAMPYYPRDGGGLNPLLRHFGMIGHPPTTYLGFTGFVIPFAFAIAALITGQSRGDEWIRTTRRWTLVAWIFLSIGLILGGRWAYDVLGWGGFWGWDPVENAMLMPWLTGTAFLHSVMMTEKRGMLKKWNMVLIILTYSLSLFGTFITRTGVISSVHAFAKSALGPAFFAFIGLTFLGSVTILYLRWDTLKSEDSLESFISRESAFVLQNMLFLAITFVVFWGTIFPLISELVTGTKITVGAPYFIKASGPLFFALVLLMGVAPLFAWRKQAIRTLGKAIWIPFLVSLGLTLVWGYTHRMHPASILGLWLVALTLSLILAEFWKGVQARRAVQGEDPLTALFHLIGRNHRRYGGYIIHIGVVLIALGFIGDGNFKLETQGTVSEGESLIIGDYQLQFEQLRGYAGSDGRDVVEAVTTLSQNGEAIRSLNPRRDYFIVQEQPVTIPGVYSTPGKDVYVLLVGWDNGGQSATFKIYINSLINWVWIGGFMMIVGTIIAAWSAPEQREATYVLKPGGLTSYPVLQEG, encoded by the coding sequence ATGATTATTGACCTCGGATTGATCACACTTGGTATTGCCTTTCTTCTGTCCGCGTATGCCGCCATCTCTTCAGCGTACGGAGGTTGGTATAAACAACAGAAATGGGCCGAAAGCGCCCGCAATGCCACACTGCTTGCCTTTCCTTTTCTAACCGTCTCGGTCATCGTCCTCGTGTACTCGCTTTATAGGCTAGATTTCTCATTGACCTATGTATACGATGTGTCCAGCCAGGCCATGTCGCCGTTTCTCCGCATCACGGCACTGTGGGGCGGACAGGAAGGCTCGATACTTTTCTGGGCATGGATGATGTCCGGTTTTGTGGCGGCCGTGCTCCTGCGAAAGTGGGACCGTGACCGTGAACTGATGCCTTGGTTCACCGCCACCGCCATGCTCACCACGGCCTTTTTCGTCGGCGTTGCCTTGTTCATCACCAATCCGTTTGAGCGCCTCTGGCATATTCAGGGTGTCAATCAAGTGATCCAATCTCTCTTTCAGCCTGCCAACGCCATGCCCTATTATCCACGAGACGGCGGTGGGCTGAATCCACTCCTGCGACACTTCGGCATGATCGGACACCCGCCAACGACCTATCTTGGTTTTACGGGGTTTGTCATCCCCTTTGCGTTTGCCATCGCGGCATTGATCACAGGTCAATCGCGTGGCGACGAATGGATCCGCACCACGCGCCGCTGGACACTCGTTGCCTGGATCTTCCTCTCCATCGGTTTGATCCTCGGCGGGCGCTGGGCGTATGACGTGCTCGGCTGGGGCGGCTTCTGGGGATGGGATCCGGTCGAGAATGCCATGCTCATGCCGTGGCTGACAGGCACTGCCTTCCTCCATTCCGTCATGATGACCGAAAAGCGCGGCATGTTGAAAAAATGGAACATGGTGCTGATCATCCTGACCTATTCGCTTTCGCTTTTCGGCACGTTCATCACCCGCACCGGCGTGATCAGTTCCGTGCATGCCTTTGCCAAGTCCGCGCTGGGTCCTGCCTTCTTCGCCTTCATTGGTCTCACTTTCCTCGGTTCGGTCACCATTCTATACCTGCGCTGGGACACACTGAAATCAGAAGATTCGCTGGAAAGTTTCATCTCCCGTGAGTCGGCTTTCGTTCTTCAAAACATGCTTTTCCTGGCAATCACCTTCGTTGTGTTCTGGGGAACGATCTTCCCGCTCATCAGCGAACTGGTAACCGGCACGAAGATCACCGTCGGGGCGCCCTATTTCATAAAAGCCAGTGGTCCGCTCTTTTTTGCGCTGGTTCTATTGATGGGAGTTGCACCGCTCTTCGCCTGGCGCAAACAAGCCATTCGCACACTTGGAAAAGCCATTTGGATCCCGTTCCTCGTTTCATTGGGGCTTACCCTGGTTTGGGGATACACACATCGGATGCACCCCGCTTCCATCCTCGGACTTTGGCTTGTCGCGTTGACCCTGAGCCTGATCCTGGCTGAATTCTGGAAGGGCGTGCAGGCGCGTCGCGCCGTACAAGGTGAAGATCCACTCACCGCGCTCTTCCACCTCATCGGGCGGAATCACAGACGTTACGGTGGATACATCATTCACATTGGTGTGGTGTTGATCGCGCTTGGCTTCATCGGCGATGGGAACTTCAAACTGGAAACACAAGGGACAGTTTCTGAAGGCGAATCCCTCATAATCGGAGATTATCAGTTGCAGTTCGAACAGCTGCGTGGTTACGCCGGTTCGGATGGAAGAGATGTTGTCGAAGCAGTGACAACTCTCAGTCAAAATGGTGAAGCGATACGTTCTCTTAATCCACGCCGCGATTATTTCATCGTCCAGGAACAACCCGTAACTATACCGGGAGTCTATTCCACGCCGGGGAAGGATGTGTATGTGCTTCTGGTTGGTTGGGATAATGGCGGTCAATCTGCCACGTTCAAGATCTACATCAATTCTTTGATCAATTGGGTTTGGATCGGCGGGTTCATGATGATCGTGGGGACGATCATCGCCGCCTGGTCGGCGCCCGAACAACGTGAGGCGACCTATGTGCTCAAACCCGGCGGGTTGACCTCATATCCCGTACTTCAGGAGGGCTGA
- a CDS encoding cytochrome c-type biogenesis protein CcmH produces the protein MPNMKRKLFLLLLVMAASFVVVGIVYAQGEEPGYPTDNDVNLIAKKLYCPVCPNTPLDICETKACQDWRAQIRDQLSDGWTEQQVIDYFVAQYGERVLAEPQRKGFTSLVWFLPVIVVLIGLGIVYEVLKNWKRQKPSPVPITTTSSISKDVLEKIEREIRELD, from the coding sequence ATGCCAAACATGAAACGCAAACTTTTCCTGCTGTTGCTCGTGATGGCTGCCAGTTTTGTCGTCGTGGGTATCGTATACGCCCAGGGGGAAGAGCCCGGTTATCCCACCGATAACGATGTCAACCTGATCGCCAAAAAACTGTACTGCCCGGTCTGCCCCAATACTCCGCTGGATATCTGCGAGACCAAAGCCTGCCAGGATTGGCGCGCCCAAATACGTGACCAATTATCTGATGGCTGGACCGAACAGCAGGTCATTGATTATTTCGTCGCGCAATATGGTGAAAGGGTGTTGGCTGAACCGCAGCGCAAGGGATTCACTTCCCTGGTGTGGTTTCTGCCAGTGATCGTCGTGTTGATCGGGTTGGGGATCGTTTACGAGGTCCTGAAGAATTGGAAGAGACAGAAACCATCGCCCGTCCCCATCACAACAACGTCTTCGATCTCGAAGGATGTGTTGGAAAAGATCGAGCGCGAAATACGAGAATTAGACTGA
- a CDS encoding response regulator transcription factor, producing the protein MDGHSKMKAFLEITISIGGGHELDRAGLSALIASLPGLRVVSLDSTPPPQVLVWDARTDLNALASVSQETAILLLVENSGLDLLPETVTGLLSRDETPAALGTAIRQVARGEQYLSPALAVEFLQKSREKSSLTESQNSYLESLSNREREILDLLSQGLSNKTIASQLYLSVRTVEGHLANIYLRLGVHSRTEAMLIAVKDK; encoded by the coding sequence GTGGATGGTCATTCGAAGATGAAAGCCTTCCTGGAAATCACCATCTCAATTGGAGGCGGTCACGAATTGGATCGCGCAGGATTGTCGGCATTGATCGCCAGCCTGCCGGGGTTGCGCGTCGTCTCATTGGATTCAACTCCCCCACCGCAAGTTTTAGTCTGGGATGCACGAACGGACTTGAACGCGTTGGCGTCTGTTTCGCAGGAAACCGCCATCCTACTCCTTGTCGAAAACTCGGGATTGGATTTGCTTCCAGAAACGGTAACAGGTTTGTTGTCCAGGGATGAAACGCCTGCGGCTCTCGGTACTGCCATCCGCCAGGTGGCGCGCGGCGAGCAATATCTCAGCCCTGCTTTGGCTGTTGAATTCCTGCAAAAAAGCCGGGAAAAATCATCGCTCACCGAATCCCAGAATTCATACCTTGAGTCTCTTTCCAACCGCGAACGTGAAATTCTCGACCTGCTCTCGCAGGGGCTGAGCAATAAGACCATTGCGTCGCAGCTGTATCTCAGTGTTCGTACGGTGGAGGGACACCTGGCAAATATTTACTTGCGGCTGGGTGTGCATTCACGCACTGAAGCCATGCTGATCGCTGTGAAAGATAAGTAG
- a CDS encoding peptidoglycan DD-metalloendopeptidase family protein: MKSFKRIFVASIILLSLVLYLPVSAQGEDEAYYIVQEGDSLWNIATRFGVTLEDLQRANNITDPSQVGIGARLIIPGLQGVSGELDTITVAYGDTLRNLSRRSGVSEQALARLNRLVSPSEVYAGGTFIVPKRNNQEILTAEISSMATSQSLLELAVLRGENPWQTAVENNLSDTWSLVPTPFTEAVTEVEVDPLLMVQGGTTVLKVHASQGITFRGSMADRVLNFFPQGDGYVALQGIHAMTPPGPYPLVLEGELPNGKSFAFSQNIIIQDANFPFDPSLVVDPVTIDPVVTEPEQELWESLGKPVTPEKMWDGIFASPVPTDFKDCWTSFFGTRRSYNGGTYNFFHSGLDFCGRVGTELYAVAPGRVVYVDMLTVRGGVVVIDHGWGVYTAYDHLSEFLIQVGDMVQPGQVIGLGGSTGRSTGPHLHWEVWVGGVQVNPVDWLARAYP; this comes from the coding sequence ATGAAATCATTCAAACGGATATTCGTTGCTTCCATCATCCTTCTTTCGCTGGTCCTCTACCTGCCAGTATCAGCCCAAGGTGAGGATGAAGCGTACTACATCGTGCAGGAAGGCGATTCACTGTGGAATATTGCAACGCGATTTGGAGTGACTCTGGAAGACTTGCAACGAGCAAATAACATTACCGATCCAAGTCAAGTGGGAATTGGGGCGCGTTTGATCATACCTGGGTTGCAAGGTGTAAGCGGAGAGTTGGATACGATCACGGTTGCATACGGAGACACACTTCGCAATTTGAGCCGTCGTTCCGGAGTTTCTGAACAGGCACTGGCGCGGTTGAATCGCCTGGTCAGTCCGAGCGAGGTGTATGCAGGGGGGACGTTCATTGTCCCGAAAAGAAATAACCAGGAAATACTGACTGCGGAAATTTCCTCTATGGCAACCAGCCAATCCCTGCTGGAGTTGGCTGTGTTGCGCGGTGAAAATCCGTGGCAGACCGCCGTTGAAAACAATCTTTCAGATACATGGTCTTTGGTGCCGACGCCTTTCACAGAAGCAGTCACAGAGGTCGAGGTGGATCCACTGTTGATGGTTCAGGGAGGGACAACTGTCCTCAAAGTCCATGCGTCACAAGGTATTACATTTCGCGGCTCAATGGCTGATCGTGTACTGAACTTTTTCCCACAAGGTGATGGGTATGTTGCTTTGCAGGGCATCCATGCCATGACCCCGCCCGGTCCTTATCCTTTGGTATTGGAAGGTGAATTGCCCAATGGAAAGTCTTTTGCCTTTTCACAAAACATAATCATTCAAGACGCGAACTTTCCCTTTGACCCCAGCCTGGTCGTTGACCCAGTCACCATAGATCCGGTTGTCACAGAACCTGAACAGGAACTGTGGGAGTCTTTGGGTAAACCGGTTACTCCTGAAAAAATGTGGGATGGAATATTTGCAAGTCCTGTTCCGACTGACTTCAAGGATTGTTGGACTTCGTTTTTTGGCACCCGCCGCTCATACAATGGCGGCACGTATAATTTTTTCCACAGCGGTTTGGATTTCTGCGGCAGGGTTGGGACGGAACTTTACGCAGTTGCTCCCGGTAGAGTCGTGTACGTGGATATGCTGACTGTGCGCGGCGGGGTGGTTGTCATCGATCACGGTTGGGGCGTTTATACGGCTTATGATCATCTATCGGAATTTCTGATTCAAGTTGGGGACATGGTTCAACCTGGACAGGTGATCGGGTTGGGTGGATCCACAGGGCGAAGCACGGGTCCACATTTACACTGGGAGGTATGGGTCGGCGGCGTGCAAGTCAACCCGGTGGACTGGCTGGCACGCGCCTATCCGTGA